From the Planktothricoides raciborskii GIHE-MW2 genome, the window GGTTTCTAGTAATTCGATAAACCTCTCGCTGACCGCGATATTTGGTATTTCTGTGCGAACTTGTTCAGCTAAATTTATAGCTAAATCTGCGGCTGTATCTTCTGGTTCAACGATCAGTTTAAGTAATTTTATCGGTAGGGGTGCGGTTGCTGTCGTACTCAGTTCATCGATGTAAATACGGGTGATGTTAGGAAGTGCCAGGATTGACTGAAAGTGGATGTTATTTTCTCTTTCAGTTTGGCGATTTGGGTATATTATTACCAATTGCCAAGGATGCTGCGGTTGGTATTGTCTGAGATAAATAAATAGTTCGGCAAATAAACGATAGTACAAGTTTGGATCTGGTTGAAATTGCACCTCCACAATGTAGAATGGTAGTTGAGAATCTGGGATAATTGGCAGAAATAAACCATCTAGACGAAAGGCTAATTGTTTCACTTCTTGCGAAGTAAATTGGTATTGATTGGTAGCCTCGTCTGGTATGCCCAGGAGAGCGAAGAAAACAAAGGGAAATTGTTGGAATATATTGTAAAATAGGCTATCGGTTTTCATGGATTAGATTAAATTTTTCATAATGTTATGTCCGGTTGATTAATTTTTGTCTGCTACTCCCTCGCCCGCTTGCAGAAACGCTAAATCCAGCAATTCCGAGTTTGGCTGTAAAATCTCTGGTTGCTCACCGCTAGAACAATTCAGCAGTTATTGAAGTTGAAATTTTGCTGGAGCAATTTACTTTGTGGCTGACTCTTCTACAGAGGTGGTTTCCTAAATCTATGTCCATCTGGTTCTACCACTACAAATGCACCAGTAAGTTCTTAATTAAGCTGACACTAGGTGAATGTCCTCAGCCGCCACAAGTGCGATCGCATATCTTAGGCAAGCACGAATATCCTCAGTTTGCCAGTCAGGGTAGTAATCCTGAATAATCGCCTCAAAGGAAAGTCCTTCATTAAGCAATTCCAAAACACTTTGCACGGTAATGCGCGTACCAGAGATGCAAGGTTTGCCAAAGTGAATGTGAGGAGCCACTGAGATTCTGTCCATATCGCCACAAAAATCTAGAGTCTGTTTCCTCTATTCTAGGTTACGCAGGCGGAAAAGCTGGGGCTAAAGTTGCGGTTGGTGACGTAGGAAAAAATATGGCGCGGAAACTGAAAGCACGTTTAGCTGATTCGATCGCAGCCGCTAATGTGACAGAGCTTCAGGCAGGTCGCCCCCATCCTTTAAAGGGCGATCGCGCCATTCGATCCGATGAAGCGGAATCGCGCCGGACAATTTGCTCTGGATCTGGTGCATCCACAGCGTTTAGTATTTGAACTAGCCCATGAACCAATTCCTCATCTAGAGGATGGTGGCATCGACTGAAGTGCAAGGAAATCGTAGCGATCGCCCCTATTTATACCTCTTTCTATTCCGCTTCTTGGAAGCCAAAAAAACAGCACAAAAAAACAGCACCCAGCCTTTACTAGCTGAGTGACTGCCTCTTTTTAATGGATATAATCTGGAGTTGCTTTTGCCGCTTTGGGCTAATTTGCAGGGCTCCCTTTTTCCTAGAGGAGGAAGTATCAGACTTCAAGTTGGGCACTGTTTTTGGTTGACGAGACAGATGAAAAGTTAAACAGCGTGTTTTACCTCTTTTCTATTACAAACATGGACATCGCGCTGTGCTATCTGCCAGGGAAGCTCATCAATTAGCTTCAATATTTAATCTAGCACTTTTTTGATAAATTACCAGCAATTGCAAGTAAACTTTACACTCTAATGAGTGAACACTTTAATTTATCAGTTATTAGTTAAGGCAAAGGGGTGTGGGGCCGCCATCGGTGTGGGGCTGCCATCGGTGTAGGGTGTAGGGTGTAGGGTGTGGGGTGTTGGGAGCGGAGGGGCAGAGGAGCGGAGGGGCAGAGGAGCGGAGGGGCAGAGGGGAGAGTGAATAGTGAATAGTGAATAGTGAATAGTGATAATTCTTTTCACTTTTAACTTTTCACTTTTAACTTTTAACTTTTCACTTTCCCCAACCAACAACCAACAACCAACAATCAACAAACAACAAAACCCAGCATCCTTAGATGTCCTCACTTCCTTTTCCGTCGGAGCTACAGCGGATATACAGATACCTACCAGTTTTCTCTGCATAATTTCCGCGTTACCAATCTAGGAAGCATCAGACCAGATGCTGGGTTCTGTTTTCGGTGGACGAGACAGATTTGTAGTGAAACAGCGTGGTTTACCTCTCAACTAACATGGACATCGCGCTGAAGTATCTGTCAGGGAAGCTTACTTCATAGCTTCAATTTATAATGTAGCACCTTTTTTTTGAATGGCAAGAAATTGCAACTAAACTTTACATTTTGCCGAAATTATCTTTTGAGGGACTAATTAATTTCCGCAACCTTGAATCCATGAAAAAATCCCAAACAAAAACAGCACCCAGCCTTTACTCACTCAGTGACTTCCTACCATTTTTTGAGCATATCTGGAGTCGAATCTTGAGCATTCTCAAGCACGGTGCTCCCAGTTCACAAAAATAGGAAGTTTGAGACTTCAAGTTGGGTGCTGTTTGGACTTGACGAGACAGACGATAGTTTAAACAGCGTCGTTTTACCTCTTTGACGAAACTACTTGTAACTTGGCGCTGATGTATCTGCCAGGGAAGCTAAACTTGCTTCAATTTTTACTTTAAGCACTTTGGGATAAAATTACAAGCATTTGACACCAAAGTTAACTGTTTTGGTAGTATTGACTCCTATCATTATTAAGTTAAGTAAATAATTAAGTAAATCTTAAATATTTAATCCGTTTAACTGGGAGGATTTCTGGGGCGAATCAGCAATAATTCCTACTGATATAAATCAGTCGATCGCTGGGGAATTGTGCGATCGCCCCCAAAAAAACTGGCAAAAATTCGCCCGATCGCCCTTGGTCAAAAGAGAGCGATCGCGAATTCAAAGCATAAATACTAAATCCGATCGGGATTAACGGGTAAATTCAGCCCGTTACCACTTCAAAAACGCCGCCTCAACCCCTTGTTCCCGGCGAATCTTACCATCCTGTTCAAACCAAGCAATCACCTGCTGGGGGGTCAAATCCTCCATCGCCACCCCAGTATCTTGGGCAATATGTTTCAACAGCTTTAAAGAAGAAATCGTCAACCGGGTTAAAAACTTCTCATGGGATGCCAGCAAAGCCCCATCCACCGCGCTAGACTCTTCCGGGGTTAAAAATTGTGGGCTAGATTGTGATTCAGGTATCATAGTAATATTTCGTAATATTTCATATTTACAACATAAAATATAACCGTTTAAGCGGTTAATTATTCTAAAAATTATGCTTGATTATGCTTAAAAGATTCCCGCCCTTGGGATGCGGGGAAAATCCCATTCTTAATCCAACTCACGAGGCTTAACTAAATAGCCACAGCGATGCTCACCATTAATCATCCAAAAAGTCCGTTCTACCACACAGTCTGGCAAAACACTAGCAAACATTTCTAATTCATGATCGCAAACCCTAGGGAAAGACTCCGCTACATTAGAAATCGCGCAATTATGTTCCGTAATCAGAAAGCGATCGCCCTTGCTGGTCCCATTCTGTTCCACCGGATGCCACTCCGCCATATAGCCCTCGATTTTACGCAGTTCTACCAAAGCCGCCACCCGCTTTTCTAGGGTGCCCCCCCCCAGGCGATCGCGATAATCAATCGCTTTGCGTTCCCACTGCTTCTGCAAAATCAAGCTCACCTGTTCGGGACCCACAGTTTCCGCCAGAGCATCCAGCAGGGAAACCGCAAACTCATCATAACGATGGGGAAAGCGATCGCGCCCTTTCTCGGTCAACTGGTAAAGATACTGCGGGCGCCCCATTCGCTCCTGAATCAACTCATGGGAAATCAAGTGATTCGCCTCTAAATCCTTCAGATGGCGTCGAATCGCTTGGGGACTAATATTTAACTGCTCTGCCAACTCTTGCGCCGTTGCTTGACCCTGCTTTCTTAAAAATTGCAGGATATCATCTTTGGTGGATTGCTGCTGACTGGGTGTCATCCTCTTACCTGTTCTCGCTGACCAAAATGTGCAATAAAAAAAATCTCGCGGGAACTTTGACAACAGTAATGTTGCTAAAGTACCCTAAAATAAAAGTTAAGCAACAAGGCTGTTGTTTAATCTCATTATATATATACAGATGAACCACCGTGGACAACAACGTCCGCCAACCAAAAAAGCTCTTTATACCAGTCAGCGAATGAACCAAAGTACACAAAATTTACCAGCTACAGACAAAAACCTAGAAGCCATGCGGCAATTTGCCGAACAATACGCCAAACGCACCGGCACCTACTTCTGTGCCGATCTCGGCGTCACCGCTGTAGTCATCGAAGGCTTGGCCAAACACAAAGAAGACCTAGGGTCGCCCCTATGTCCTTGTCGCCATTACGAAGACAAAGCAGCGGAAGCGAAAGCCGCTTACTGGAACTGCCCTTGCGTCCCCATGAGGGAACGGAAAGAATGTCACTGTATGTTGTTTTTAACTCCCGACAATGATTTTGCCGGGGATCGACAACAAATTACCTTTGAGCAAATTCGGGCCACCACCAATCCAGCTTAAAATCACCTTAGATCAATCATCATGGTTTGATGATTTCATCATCATCAGCCCTTGGTCATCATAAATACCCAATTAAGCAGTAATCTTAAGCTGGTAAAGCCGATCTACCACCTTCTAGACAAAGAGAACACACACACAATGAGCGCCTCAGTAAAAACCCTAGTCAACCAACCCTACAAATATGGGTTCGTGACGAACATCGAATCTGACACTTTGCCACCGGGACTCAGCGAAGACGTAGTTCGCCTGATCTCCGCCAAAAAAAATGAGCCGGAGTTCATGCTGGAATTTCGCCTCAAAGCTTACCGGAAATGGCTGACCATGCAGGAACCAGCCTGGGCTCATGTCAACTATCCGCCCATCAACTATCAAGACATTATTTACTACTCTGCCCCCAAACAGAAAAAAGAAAAGCTCAACAGCTTAGATGACGTAGATCCAGCTTTACTAGAAACCTTTGAAAAACTGGGCATCCCCCTTTCCGAGCAAAAACGCCTCAGCAATGTGGCCGTCGATGCCGTATTTGACAGTGTTTCCATTGCCACCACCTTTCGGGAAAAACTGGCCAAAGAAGGGGTGATCTTCTGCTCAATTTCTGAAGCAGTCCACGAATACCCCGAACTGATCGAAAAATATCTCGGTAGCGTCGTCCCCGTAAGCGATAACTTCTACGCCGCCCTCAACTCCGCCGTATTCAGCGACGGGTCTTTTGTGTACATTCCCAAAGGGGTCAAATGCCCGATGGAATTGTCCACCTACTTCAGAATTAATAATGGTGATTCGGGGCAGTTTGAGCGCACCTTAATTATTGCCGATGAAGGCAGCCAAGTTTCCTACTTAGAAGGTTGCACCGCCCCCATGTTCGACACCAACCAACTCCACGCTGCCGTAGTGGAATTGGTCGCCCTGGACAATGCAGACATTAAATATTCCACCGTGCAAAACTGGTATGCCGGAGATGAAAACGGCAAAGGCGGAATTTACAATTTCGTCACCAAACGCGGACTTTGCCAAGGGGTAAATTCTAAGATTTCTTGGACTCAAGTCGAAACAGGTTCGGCAATTACTTGGAAATATCCCAGTTGCGTGCTCGTGGGCGATAATTCCGTGGGCGAATTTTACTCCGTAGCCCTGACCAATAACTGTCAGCAAGCGGACACCGGCACCAAAATGGTACATATCGGCAAAAACACTCGCAGCACCATTATTTCTAAAGGTATTTCGGCGGGTAAATCCAAAAATAGCTATCGCGGTTTGGTGAAAATTGGACCGGGGGCAGAAGGAGCACGAAATTATTCTCAGTGTGATTCTATGCTGATTGGGGATAATGCTCAAGCGAATACTTTCCCCTATATTCAAGTGCAAAATCCGGGGGCAAAAGTAGAACATGAAGCTTCTACTTCTAAGATTGGGGAAGACCAACTTTTCTACTTAGCCCAGCGGGGTATTTCCGCTGAGGATGCTGTCAGCATGATGATTAGCGGTTTCTGCAAAGATGTGTTTAATCAATTGCCGATGGAATTTGCCGTAGAAGCCGATCGCCTCTTAAGTCTGAAGTTAGAAGGATCGGTGGGTTAAGCTGGCTTAGACCGAGAAACCGGGTTTCTTCCCTTGCTTTCTGGGGAAATCTTTTTCTCAAAGAAACCCGGTTTCTGGTTAATTGTGCGGGTTCATCAAAGAACCAAAAAATATGTTCCAGGAAATCAAATCAAACAAATTATGATTATTGAAAATAGTGAAGTAATTCTGTCAATTAGAAATCTGACCGCTAATGTGGATGGGCAGAAAATTCTCAAAGGAGTCAATCTAGAAATTAAAGCCGGTGAAATCCACGCCATTATGGGTAAAAATGGCTCTGGTAAAAGTACCTTATCCAAGGTATTAGCCGGACATCCCGCTTATGAAGTCACCGGCGGTGAGGTGATTTTTCAAGGAAAAAATTTACTGGAATTAGACCCAGAAGAACGGGCTTGTTCTGGGCTATTTTTAGCTTTTCAATATCCCGTAGAAATTCCTGGAGTCAGTAATCTGGACTTTTTGAAAGCTTCTTGTAATGCCCGTCGGAAATATCAAGGATTGGCAGAATTAGATGCATTTGATTTTGAAGATGTGATTGCGGAAAAGCTGGAAGTTGTGCAAATGAATCCCGCTTTCCTCAAACGGAGCGTGAATCAAGGGTTTTCTGGTGGGGAGAAAAAGCGCAATGAAATTGTGCAAATGGCTATCTTAGAACCTAGTCTGGCAATTTTAGATGAAACCGATTCGGGTTTAGATATTGATGCTTTGAAAATTGTCGCTAATGGGGTAAATCAACTGGCTAATGCTGAGAACGCAATGTTAGTAATTACCCACTATCAGCGCTTATTAGATTATATTGTGCCGGATTATGTTCATGTGATGGAAGCAGGACGAATTATTACCAGTGGCGGTAAGGAATTAGCCCTGGAATTAGAAAGTCGCGGCTATGACTGGATCGGTGAAGAATTGACCGCTAAGGTAGGGGTGTAATGACTATGCAAATTGCGACTAAATCAGAAATTTCGGCGATCGCTCGCTTGCTTTCGGAAGCAATCAATGGCGCAACCCCAACCGATGCTTGGTTACAGCAATTGCGGGATAATGCAGCGGCTGTGGTGCGGGAGTTGGGAATGCCGACGACACGAGATGAGAATTGGCGGTTTACCAACCTGGCACCCTTGGCAGCAGTGCCGTTTCAAAGGGCGGCGGCTTTTGAGTTGCCCCTGGGAACCCTTGGCAATTTAATTGACAATATTAAGATATTGTCTAAAGTCGATCGGCGATTGGTGTTTGTCAATGGCCGCTATTCCCAAGAATTAAGTGCGGTTGCGGGTTTACCTCAAGGATTATTTATCGGCAATTTGGCACAATTACCGGCTGAGTTGCGCGATCGCCTACCGGAATATTTAGCCAACCAGGAAGGGACACAGGAAGTTTTCACCGCCCTGAACACTGCGGGATTAAATGATGCGGCTGTAATTTGGCTGGGTAAAAATGTGGCCGTAGAAACGCCCATTCATCTGCTATTTATTTCGGTGACAAGGGAAACTCCGGCTTTAATTCAACCCCGGACTTTGGTGGTTGCGGAACCGGGCAGTGCTGCCACCGTAATTGAAGAATATATAGTAGCCGATCGCGAATGGTGTGCCACGGCGGAAACTCAGCCCTATTTTACCAATACGGTCACGGAAATTTATCTGGGGCAAAATGCGGAAGTGAACCATACCCGCATCCAACGAGAAGCAGCGAATAGTTTCCATATTGGCAAGAGTGCGATCGCCCAAGCCAAAGATAGCCGCTATTCCTGCATTGAAGTCAACACCGGCAGTAAAATTTCTCGGCATAACCTAGAAATTTATCAAAAAGGCGAAGGCACCCAAACCACCCTCAACGGTTTAACCGTCATTGGTGGGGAACAACTAGCGGATACTCACAGCAACGTAGTCCTGAACCATCCTCATGGGATGGTTGCCCAACTACAAAAATGTATCGTAGAAGATCGCGCCCATAGCGTGTTTAACGGTCGGGTCTTTGTTGCCAAAGCTGCCCAACTGACTGATGCCAGCCAACTGAATCGGAACTTAATCCTATCGCGCAAAGGTCGGGTAGACACCAAACCGCAACTAGAAATTATTGCCGATGATGTCAAATGCACCCACGGCGCTACGGTCAGCCAGTTAGAAGCCGAAGAAATGTTCTATTTGCAAAGTCGCGGCTTAGATCCAGTCACCAGTCGCAACTTATTAATTGACGGTTTTGCCGGGGAAATCTTGGAAAAATTGCCCGTACCTTCTCTGGCAAACCGGCTATCTCGTTGTCTTGCCTGTCTAACCAGTCATTAATTGCCATTAGAGGCGAACCATGACCGCAGAAACCGGGTTTCTTTAAGAAACCCGGTTTCTTGGAAAAATCGACAACATTTAATCTCGAATGTTTCGCTATTAGGGTGGGCAATGCCCACCCTACTGTTAATTAAAGCGGTTTTCATATTAATCAACCACAAATATCCGTAAGATTGTCATAGTTATGAAGTCCAAAAAAAACCTGTCATTCCCGCGCAGGCGGGAATCCAGAAAACCTCTGTAATTCGGACAATAACCGCTATATTTGGTCTATTCTATAGAAAACCGCGCTCCGAAGCCCTGGTAATTAATTTTATTTCCTCTCCCCCAAATACCATGATTGCTATTCAAGAAAAAAGCCTAGCCGAAGAATTTCAAAAATTGCGTAGTGACTTCCCTATTTTGCTAGAAGAAGTTAACGGCAAACCCTTAGTTTATCTGGATAATGCCGCTACGTCCCAAAAGCCCGTTCAGGTGCTCAAAGCTTTGGAAGAATATTATTACCATAGTAATGCCAATGTTCACCGAGGCGTTCATACTTTAAGTTCGCGGGCAACGGATGCTTATGAAGGGGCTAGAGAAAAAGTGGCTAAATTTATTAATGCCGCTTCTTCTCAAGAAATTGTCTATACCCGTAATGCCAGTGAAGCGATTAATTTAGTGGCCTACAGTTGGGGATTAGGGACTTTACAGCCCGGAGATGAAATTATCCTCACGGTGATGGAACACCACAGTAATTTAGTGCCTTGGCAAATTATTGCCCAACGGACCGGGGCGGTGTTGAAATTTGTGGAACTCACGGAAACCCAAGAGTTCAATATGGAACAGTTTAAAACCCTGCTTTCCGAGAAAACTAAGTTAGTCGGGGTGGTTCATGTTTCTAATACTTTGGGTTGTATTAATCCGGTGAAAGAAATTGCCGCTTTAGCCCATGAATATGGGGCAAAAGTATTAGTAGATGGTTGCCAAAGTACGCCGCACATGGCGATTGATGTGCAGGATATTGATTGCGATTGGTTTGTGGCTTCTGGCCATAAGATGTGTGCGGCGACGGGGATTGGTTTTCTCTATGGTAAGTTAGCGGTTTTGCGGGCAATGCCACCATTTTTGGGCGGTGGGGAGATGATTGCCGATGTGTATTTAGACCATTCTACTTATGCGGATTTACCCCATAAGTTTGAGGCAGGAACTCCAGCGATCGCTGAGGCAGTTTCTCTGGGGGCAGCAGTGGATTATCTAAGTGCGATCGGTATGGATAAAATTGCCGATTATGAGCATGAATTGACCGCTTATTTGTTTGAGCAATTAAACCAAATTCCCGACCTTAAATTATATGGCCCACAACCAAAAGCAGACGGGTCTGGTCGTGCTAGTTTAGCCTCTTTTACCTGTGGGGCAGTTCATCCCCATGATTTATCTACTATTTTAGATCAAGCGGGGGTGGCGATTCGCGCCGGACACCATTGCACTCAACCTTTACACCGAGTAATTCATGCTCAGTCTACCGCACGGGCTAGTTTATATTTTTATAATACTCGTGCAGAAATTGATGTGTTTATTGCGGCTTTGAAAGAGGCGATCGAATTTTTTGGCAGTATTTTTGGTTAAAAGATACCCCCAACCCCCTGAAAAAGGGGGGCTTTTTTTATTGATATTATCTTTTCTCGGTGATTCTCTGTGTCTCTGTGGTTTATGGATTGTTTTTTTACCACAAAGACACAAAGATCCACAAAGGAATTATTCTTATTTCAGAAGCAGAACAATAAAAATGAAAATAATGGTAGGGACACGGCATTGCCTTGTCCTTTCACCCCAAGAAACAGAAACAGAAATTATGAGCGATCGCTCTCAAAAAATCAGCGATCGCGAATTGTGGCTATGGCAAAACCCGTCAGCCTTAAATTCAGTATTACGCGGAATTGAACAAGCGGCTGCTGGTGAAGTTCACGACTTGGGTTCTTTTGCAGAATATGCTGATTTGGAGATAGAATAATCGTGAATTTTCAGACGTAAATTTTGCGGTTTCTCAACTTTCAGAAGTGTTTTTCTGTGTTTCTGTGGTTTATTCATTATTTTTTTTTACCACAGAGACACAAAGATCCACAAAGAAATTATTCTTATTTTAGAAGCAGAACAATAAAAATGAAAATAATTGTAGGGACACGGCAATGCCGTGTCCTTTTCCCCCAAGAAACAGAAACAGAAACAGAAATTATGAGCGATCGATTATTCTGCCCAATTTTCTAAGCGCAAATTAGGAATCCGTGAAAATTCCTTAACATTATTCGTTACTAAAATTAGGTCTAGACTAATCGCATGGGCAGCAATCAGCATATCCATAGCGCCAATAACTAAGCCTTTTCGTTCAAGTTCCGCCCTGACATCTCCATAAATATTGGATGCTTTTTCATCAAATTTTACAATTTCCAAGGTAATGAGAAATTGATTAAGTGCTATTCGATTTTTATCGCTTTGTTGACTTTTCGCGATTCCATATTCTAATTCTGCCAGCGTAATCGATGAAATTCCTACATCAGAGGGATTTAATCTCTGAAATTTCTCCAGTACCTTAGCGGGTTTCTGTTTAATAATGTATATACAAATATTCGTATCTAATAAAAACTTCACTCAAAAATATCCTCTCTGGTTTCCAGCTTCGGTTGTTCTCTAGTTTCCATGAAATCTTCAGAAAATAGACTTAAACTGTCAAATAACGGCTGCCAAGGATTATTCTTGGGAATCACCACTAATGCGGTGCCAACTTTTTTAATATAAACTTCATCCCCTTCGAGATGAAATTCATCGGGCAATATGAGACTCTGGGTATTGCCATTTTGGACAATTTTAGCAAGATTCATCGTTGCCTCCTTGTTAAATATATAATCAGTTTAGCAGATTTATCATAAAAAGAAATCTCGCAATTGCACCAAGGTGGGATGATTCAGCTTGGCTAAAATCCTCCCTTTGCGGATAAATCGCTTTAACCAACGACAGAAATTATGGCCGATCGCTCTCAAAAAATCTGCGATCGCGAATTGTGGCTATGGCAAAACCTGTCAGCCTTAAATTCAGTATGAAGAGGAGTGGAGAAATTGCCTTGGTCAAGTCATTTCGGAATTGGCTTCGGCAACAAATCTAAAGATTGGCTGATAAATCTGATGCTGATGATTTGAGCGATCGCTATATGGTAAACTATAGAGTTATGATCCGAAATAGCAGATCACCCCAGCAAAAGATAACTGACCGATTAATATGAACGAAGCAGATAAACAACGAGTCCAAGCTTTTTTAAATAAGTGGCAAGGGTCAGAAGGGAACGAACGCGCCAATTATCAAAGTTTTTTTGGTGATTTATGTGTTGCCTTGGGTGTGGCAGGGCCACCCCCCAAGGGCAGCGTTTCTGGCGATCCTTATTGTTTTGATAAAGATATTAAGTTTTATAGCGAGAAAGGAGAATCAACCCGGTTTGCTGACTTCTATAAACAAGGTCATTTTTTAATTGAGGCAAAACAGGGCAGCAAAGAATCAACCAAAGGCCACGGCAAGCGGGGCACGAAAGCTTATCAAGATGCGATGCAAAAGGCATTTTATCAGGCTAAGTCTTATGCGAATAATCGGATGCTGGGAGAGTTGCCCCCATTTTTGATTACTTGCGATATTGGTTCTCACTTTGAAATTTGGCAAGGGTTCAGTGGAGAATATGGCAGTTATGGGGCAAGACAACAGGTAAATTTGGCTG encodes:
- a CDS encoding SufS family cysteine desulfurase, which encodes MIAIQEKSLAEEFQKLRSDFPILLEEVNGKPLVYLDNAATSQKPVQVLKALEEYYYHSNANVHRGVHTLSSRATDAYEGAREKVAKFINAASSQEIVYTRNASEAINLVAYSWGLGTLQPGDEIILTVMEHHSNLVPWQIIAQRTGAVLKFVELTETQEFNMEQFKTLLSEKTKLVGVVHVSNTLGCINPVKEIAALAHEYGAKVLVDGCQSTPHMAIDVQDIDCDWFVASGHKMCAATGIGFLYGKLAVLRAMPPFLGGGEMIADVYLDHSTYADLPHKFEAGTPAIAEAVSLGAAVDYLSAIGMDKIADYEHELTAYLFEQLNQIPDLKLYGPQPKADGSGRASLASFTCGAVHPHDLSTILDQAGVAIRAGHHCTQPLHRVIHAQSTARASLYFYNTRAEIDVFIAALKEAIEFFGSIFG
- a CDS encoding Rpn family recombination-promoting nuclease/putative transposase — protein: MKTDSLFYNIFQQFPFVFFALLGIPDEATNQYQFTSQEVKQLAFRLDGLFLPIIPDSQLPFYIVEVQFQPDPNLYYRLFAELFIYLRQYQPQHPWQLVIIYPNRQTERENNIHFQSILALPNITRIYIDELSTTATAPLPIKLLKLIVEPEDTAADLAINLAEQVRTEIPNIAVSERFIELLETIVFYKLPQKSREEIAAMFNLSDLKKTRVYQEIQAEVQAEAKQREKAAILRMFNRGLATEEIATFLDLSVAEVEATIAESEQN
- a CDS encoding DUF433 domain-containing protein — its product is MDRISVAPHIHFGKPCISGTRITVQSVLELLNEGLSFEAIIQDYYPDWQTEDIRACLRYAIALVAAEDIHLVSA
- a CDS encoding ferredoxin-thioredoxin reductase catalytic domain-containing protein; the encoded protein is MNQSTQNLPATDKNLEAMRQFAEQYAKRTGTYFCADLGVTAVVIEGLAKHKEDLGSPLCPCRHYEDKAAEAKAAYWNCPCVPMRERKECHCMLFLTPDNDFAGDRQQITFEQIRATTNPA
- the sufR gene encoding iron-sulfur cluster biosynthesis transcriptional regulator SufR; protein product: MTPSQQQSTKDDILQFLRKQGQATAQELAEQLNISPQAIRRHLKDLEANHLISHELIQERMGRPQYLYQLTEKGRDRFPHRYDEFAVSLLDALAETVGPEQVSLILQKQWERKAIDYRDRLGGGTLEKRVAALVELRKIEGYMAEWHPVEQNGTSKGDRFLITEHNCAISNVAESFPRVCDHELEMFASVLPDCVVERTFWMINGEHRCGYLVKPRELD
- the sufC gene encoding Fe-S cluster assembly ATPase SufC; protein product: MIIENSEVILSIRNLTANVDGQKILKGVNLEIKAGEIHAIMGKNGSGKSTLSKVLAGHPAYEVTGGEVIFQGKNLLELDPEERACSGLFLAFQYPVEIPGVSNLDFLKASCNARRKYQGLAELDAFDFEDVIAEKLEVVQMNPAFLKRSVNQGFSGGEKKRNEIVQMAILEPSLAILDETDSGLDIDALKIVANGVNQLANAENAMLVITHYQRLLDYIVPDYVHVMEAGRIITSGGKELALELESRGYDWIGEELTAKVGV
- a CDS encoding PIN domain-containing protein, which encodes MKFLLDTNICIYIIKQKPAKVLEKFQRLNPSDVGISSITLAELEYGIAKSQQSDKNRIALNQFLITLEIVKFDEKASNIYGDVRAELERKGLVIGAMDMLIAAHAISLDLILVTNNVKEFSRIPNLRLENWAE
- the sufB gene encoding Fe-S cluster assembly protein SufB; the encoded protein is MSASVKTLVNQPYKYGFVTNIESDTLPPGLSEDVVRLISAKKNEPEFMLEFRLKAYRKWLTMQEPAWAHVNYPPINYQDIIYYSAPKQKKEKLNSLDDVDPALLETFEKLGIPLSEQKRLSNVAVDAVFDSVSIATTFREKLAKEGVIFCSISEAVHEYPELIEKYLGSVVPVSDNFYAALNSAVFSDGSFVYIPKGVKCPMELSTYFRINNGDSGQFERTLIIADEGSQVSYLEGCTAPMFDTNQLHAAVVELVALDNADIKYSTVQNWYAGDENGKGGIYNFVTKRGLCQGVNSKISWTQVETGSAITWKYPSCVLVGDNSVGEFYSVALTNNCQQADTGTKMVHIGKNTRSTIISKGISAGKSKNSYRGLVKIGPGAEGARNYSQCDSMLIGDNAQANTFPYIQVQNPGAKVEHEASTSKIGEDQLFYLAQRGISAEDAVSMMISGFCKDVFNQLPMEFAVEADRLLSLKLEGSVG
- a CDS encoding antitoxin: MNLAKIVQNGNTQSLILPDEFHLEGDEVYIKKVGTALVVIPKNNPWQPLFDSLSLFSEDFMETREQPKLETREDIFE
- the sufD gene encoding Fe-S cluster assembly protein SufD: MTMQIATKSEISAIARLLSEAINGATPTDAWLQQLRDNAAAVVRELGMPTTRDENWRFTNLAPLAAVPFQRAAAFELPLGTLGNLIDNIKILSKVDRRLVFVNGRYSQELSAVAGLPQGLFIGNLAQLPAELRDRLPEYLANQEGTQEVFTALNTAGLNDAAVIWLGKNVAVETPIHLLFISVTRETPALIQPRTLVVAEPGSAATVIEEYIVADREWCATAETQPYFTNTVTEIYLGQNAEVNHTRIQREAANSFHIGKSAIAQAKDSRYSCIEVNTGSKISRHNLEIYQKGEGTQTTLNGLTVIGGEQLADTHSNVVLNHPHGMVAQLQKCIVEDRAHSVFNGRVFVAKAAQLTDASQLNRNLILSRKGRVDTKPQLEIIADDVKCTHGATVSQLEAEEMFYLQSRGLDPVTSRNLLIDGFAGEILEKLPVPSLANRLSRCLACLTSH